The following are encoded in a window of Flavobacterium sp. WC2421 genomic DNA:
- a CDS encoding Lrp/AsnC family transcriptional regulator — protein MKINSLQVEIDGIDKEILRDLMNDARKPILQIANKIGISGAAIHQRLRKLEQSGVISGSKFTVNHKILGYNTMAFVGIYLDKAARNPEAVKDLKKIPEVLECHYTTGNWSILIKMICRDNEHLMQLLNTKIQAIEGVSRTETFISLDQQIDRQIQL, from the coding sequence ATGAAAATAAATTCCCTTCAAGTTGAAATAGACGGTATAGACAAAGAGATTCTTAGAGATTTAATGAATGACGCCCGCAAACCCATTCTTCAAATCGCTAATAAAATTGGGATTTCAGGAGCAGCCATTCATCAACGATTGCGAAAATTAGAGCAGTCTGGTGTAATATCTGGTTCTAAATTTACAGTGAACCACAAAATATTAGGATATAACACTATGGCCTTTGTCGGAATATACCTTGATAAAGCGGCACGCAATCCAGAAGCCGTAAAAGATTTAAAAAAAATTCCCGAAGTACTAGAATGTCATTACACGACAGGAAACTGGTCCATACTAATAAAAATGATTTGCAGAGATAACGAACACTTAATGCAATTATTAAATACTAAAATTCAAGCTATCGAAGGGGTTTCAAGAACAGAAACCTTCATCTCCCTTGACCAACAAATCGACAGACAGATTCAACTTTAA
- a CDS encoding zinc metallopeptidase — translation MGMGYLILAGAIMLFSWLVSSRLKSKFEQYSKLHLQNGMSGAEIAEKMLADNGIRDVRVISVSGRLTDHYNPMDKTVNLSEAVYNQRNAAAAAVAAHECGHAVQHAVGYQWLTMRSKLVPFVNVASSYMQWILLGGILMMKTFPQLLLVGIVLFAATTVFSIITLPVEYDASNRALAWLENKRMLTQQEQAGAKDALKWAARTYVVAALGSIATLLYYVSIYMGGSRRN, via the coding sequence ATGGGAATGGGTTATTTAATTCTTGCGGGAGCTATTATGCTTTTCAGCTGGTTAGTAAGTTCAAGACTAAAGAGTAAATTTGAACAATATTCAAAATTGCATTTGCAAAACGGAATGTCAGGTGCTGAGATTGCTGAGAAAATGCTAGCTGATAACGGAATTCGTGATGTGAGAGTAATATCGGTTTCGGGTCGTTTAACAGATCATTACAACCCGATGGATAAAACAGTGAATCTAAGCGAAGCAGTTTACAATCAGCGCAATGCCGCTGCGGCAGCTGTTGCTGCTCACGAATGTGGGCATGCGGTACAACATGCTGTAGGATATCAATGGTTAACCATGCGCTCTAAATTGGTTCCATTTGTAAATGTGGCATCAAGCTATATGCAGTGGATTTTACTAGGAGGGATTTTAATGATGAAAACCTTTCCACAATTATTATTGGTTGGAATCGTATTGTTTGCGGCAACCACTGTATTTTCGATAATTACATTGCCAGTTGAGTATGATGCGAGTAATAGAGCTTTAGCTTGGTTGGAGAACAAACGAATGCTTACACAACAAGAACAAGCAGGGGCAAAAGATGCGTTAAAATGGGCTGCGAGAACGTATGTGGTAGCAGCTTTAGGTTCTATTGCAACTTTATTATATTATGTCTCCATTTATATGGGAGGAAGTAGAAGGAATTAA
- the leuS gene encoding leucine--tRNA ligase produces the protein MKYNPNEIEAKWQKYWAENQTFAASNNSVKPKHYVLDMFPYPSGAGLHVGHPLGYIASDVYSRYKRHQGFNVLHPMGYDSFGLPAEQYAIQTGQRPEDTTRVNIDGGFDKEGNQIAGYRKQLDKIGFSFDWSREVRTSNPDYYKHTQWIFIQLFNSWYNKNSDKAEDISTLVAIFEKEGNATVNAVCDDKIVPFSGSEWNAFSKEEQEKILLQYRLTYLAETEVNWCPGLGTVLANDEIVNGVSERGGFTVVRKKMTQWSMRISAYAERLLQGLNDIDWSESIKESQRNWIGKSIGAMVTFKVIAGDKSQEEKGIEVFTTRPDTIFGVTFMTLAPEHPLVQEITTTEYLDKVNDYIVASSKRSERERMADVKTISGVFTGAYAEHPFTKEPVPVWIGDYVLAGYGTGAVMAVPCGDERDYAFANFFKGQSGMLPIKNIFANVDISEVAYGSKDNVIIANSDFLDGLTYKEGTKKAIEALEKLNQGYGKINYRLRDAVFSRQRYWGEPFPVYYVNGLPQMIDAQHLPIVLPEVEKYLPTEDGLPPLGNALVWAWDTTTNKVVNTDLVDHKTIFPLELNTMPGWAGSSFYWMRYMDAHNEKEFASKEALAYWESVDLYIGGSEHATGHLLYSRFWNKFLKDKGFAPTEEPFKKLINQGMILGTSAFVYRVEGTNTFVSKNKIEGQNVQPIHADVSMVNSSDELDVEKFKAWREDYKDAEFICDENGKYIVGREVEKMSKSKYNVVTPDDICNEYGADTLRLYEMFLGPLEQAKPWNTAGISGVFGFLKKLCRLYFDEHNMIVTDEAPTKDNLKTLHKTIKKVADDIENFSFNTSVSQFMICVNELSTQGCHSRAILEPLAIVISPYAPHIGEELWSLLGNTGSIATVPFPVFEPKHLVESEKEYPVSFNGKMRFTIVLPLDLTKEQIEEIVMKDERTIKQLEGRTPNKVIIVPGKIINLVG, from the coding sequence ATGAAATACAATCCGAACGAAATAGAAGCCAAGTGGCAAAAGTATTGGGCAGAAAATCAAACATTTGCCGCTTCAAATAATTCTGTAAAACCAAAGCATTATGTTTTAGACATGTTCCCTTATCCATCTGGTGCAGGATTACACGTAGGGCATCCCTTAGGTTATATTGCCTCTGACGTATATTCAAGATACAAAAGACATCAAGGTTTTAATGTGTTGCACCCAATGGGTTATGATAGTTTTGGATTACCAGCGGAACAATATGCAATTCAAACGGGTCAACGTCCAGAAGATACGACTCGCGTTAATATTGACGGTGGTTTTGATAAAGAAGGAAACCAAATTGCAGGTTACAGAAAACAATTGGATAAAATAGGTTTTTCATTCGATTGGAGTCGTGAAGTGCGAACTTCAAATCCGGATTATTACAAACATACCCAGTGGATTTTTATCCAATTATTTAATTCTTGGTACAATAAAAACTCAGATAAAGCGGAAGATATTTCGACTTTGGTTGCTATATTCGAAAAAGAAGGAAATGCAACTGTCAATGCCGTTTGTGATGATAAAATTGTTCCTTTTTCTGGAAGTGAATGGAATGCTTTTTCAAAAGAAGAACAAGAAAAAATCCTATTACAATATAGATTAACTTATTTAGCAGAAACCGAAGTAAACTGGTGTCCAGGATTAGGAACAGTTCTAGCTAATGACGAAATTGTAAATGGTGTTTCGGAACGTGGTGGGTTTACTGTGGTGCGAAAGAAAATGACACAATGGAGCATGCGTATTTCAGCTTATGCGGAACGTTTGTTGCAAGGATTAAATGATATTGATTGGAGCGAAAGCATCAAGGAAAGCCAGCGCAACTGGATCGGAAAATCAATAGGTGCGATGGTTACTTTCAAAGTAATTGCAGGAGACAAGAGCCAAGAAGAAAAAGGGATTGAAGTTTTTACAACGCGTCCTGATACTATTTTTGGAGTAACGTTTATGACATTAGCTCCAGAACATCCTTTGGTTCAAGAAATCACAACTACAGAATATTTAGATAAAGTAAACGATTATATAGTAGCATCATCAAAACGTTCTGAAAGAGAGCGTATGGCGGATGTGAAAACCATTTCGGGTGTGTTCACTGGTGCCTATGCAGAGCATCCATTTACCAAAGAACCAGTTCCAGTATGGATTGGGGATTACGTTCTAGCAGGATATGGAACCGGAGCTGTAATGGCCGTTCCTTGCGGAGACGAAAGAGATTATGCTTTTGCGAATTTCTTCAAAGGGCAAAGCGGAATGTTGCCAATCAAAAATATTTTTGCAAATGTTGATATTTCAGAAGTGGCCTATGGATCCAAAGACAATGTGATTATTGCCAATTCTGATTTTTTAGACGGGTTGACGTATAAGGAAGGGACTAAAAAAGCAATTGAAGCCTTAGAAAAATTAAATCAAGGATACGGAAAAATCAATTACCGCTTGCGTGATGCCGTTTTCTCTCGTCAGCGTTATTGGGGAGAACCTTTTCCAGTTTATTATGTAAATGGCTTGCCGCAAATGATTGATGCGCAACATTTGCCTATTGTTTTGCCAGAAGTAGAGAAATATTTGCCAACGGAGGACGGCTTGCCGCCTTTAGGAAATGCTTTAGTGTGGGCTTGGGATACAACAACAAATAAAGTAGTCAATACGGATTTAGTAGATCATAAAACGATATTTCCATTAGAATTGAACACCATGCCAGGTTGGGCAGGAAGTTCATTTTACTGGATGCGTTATATGGATGCACACAATGAAAAGGAGTTTGCAAGCAAAGAAGCCTTGGCGTATTGGGAAAGCGTTGATTTATATATTGGCGGAAGCGAACATGCAACAGGACATTTATTGTATTCTCGTTTTTGGAATAAATTTTTAAAAGACAAAGGTTTTGCACCTACCGAAGAACCATTCAAAAAACTGATCAATCAGGGAATGATTTTGGGAACAAGTGCGTTTGTTTATAGAGTGGAGGGAACGAATACCTTTGTTTCTAAAAATAAAATCGAAGGACAAAATGTGCAACCAATCCATGCAGATGTTTCAATGGTTAATTCTTCAGATGAATTAGATGTTGAAAAATTCAAAGCTTGGAGAGAAGATTATAAAGATGCTGAATTCATTTGTGATGAAAACGGTAAGTACATTGTAGGTCGCGAAGTAGAGAAAATGTCTAAATCGAAATACAACGTCGTGACTCCGGATGATATTTGTAATGAATATGGTGCGGATACTTTGCGCTTGTACGAAATGTTCTTAGGACCGCTTGAACAAGCTAAGCCTTGGAATACTGCAGGAATTTCGGGAGTTTTTGGTTTCTTGAAAAAATTGTGTCGTTTGTATTTTGATGAGCACAACATGATTGTTACTGATGAAGCACCAACAAAAGACAACTTAAAAACCTTGCACAAAACCATTAAGAAAGTAGCAGATGATATTGAGAATTTCTCTTTCAACACTTCGGTTTCTCAATTTATGATTTGTGTGAATGAATTGTCTACTCAAGGATGTCATTCTCGTGCGATTCTAGAACCATTAGCAATTGTAATTTCGCCTTATGCGCCGCATATTGGGGAGGAATTATGGTCATTATTAGGAAATACAGGTTCTATTGCTACGGTTCCTTTTCCTGTTTTCGAGCCGAAACATTTAGTAGAATCAGAAAAAGAATATCCCGTTTCTTTCAATGGGAAAATGCGTTTCACAATCGTATTACCTTTAGATTTAACTAAGGAGCAAATTGAAGAAATCGTTATGAAAGACGAAAGAACAATAAAGCAATTAGAAGGGAGAACGCCAAACAAGGTGATTATTGTTCCGGGTAAAATTATTAATTTGGTTGGGTAA
- a CDS encoding cell division protein FtsX translates to MSSSFDKFQKRRLISSYFSVVLSVFLVLFLLGILGLFIINSQKLANDFKEKIAMTVFFKNEANDSILKSFGGELKKAPYAKTTVYVTKEQAAKQHTDIIGEDFMTFLGENPLQNSYDIHLKADYVEKDSIAKIEAKLRKNPMISDIVYDKQLVNLVNDNIKKVSMWILIISGFLTFIAVLLINSSLRLSIHSNRFIIKTMQMVGATKSFIRKPFVMRSIKLGMIGAVLAILSLIGVLIYVETSFPDLGILDNKVLIALVLLGVLGIGILITWLSTHFATQRFLNLRTDDLY, encoded by the coding sequence ATGAGTTCTTCATTTGATAAATTTCAAAAACGCAGGTTAATTTCCTCTTATTTTTCGGTAGTGCTAAGTGTATTCTTGGTTTTATTTCTATTGGGGATTTTAGGATTGTTCATTATAAATTCTCAAAAATTAGCCAATGATTTTAAAGAAAAAATCGCCATGACGGTCTTCTTTAAAAATGAAGCTAATGACAGTATCCTAAAATCTTTTGGAGGTGAACTGAAAAAAGCACCTTATGCAAAAACAACTGTTTATGTAACCAAAGAGCAAGCGGCAAAGCAACATACGGATATAATTGGAGAAGATTTCATGACATTCCTAGGTGAAAATCCTTTACAAAACTCGTATGACATTCACCTTAAAGCGGATTATGTAGAGAAAGATAGCATTGCAAAAATTGAAGCCAAACTGCGAAAAAATCCTATGATTTCTGATATTGTTTACGACAAGCAGTTAGTGAATCTTGTTAATGACAATATTAAAAAAGTGAGTATGTGGATTTTAATAATCAGCGGATTCTTGACTTTTATTGCTGTATTACTAATCAATAGTTCATTACGCCTTTCGATTCATTCTAATCGTTTTATCATCAAAACCATGCAAATGGTAGGAGCTACAAAATCATTTATTAGAAAACCATTTGTGATGCGTAGCATTAAACTAGGTATGATAGGTGCAGTACTAGCCATTTTATCATTAATTGGTGTATTGATTTATGTAGAAACAAGTTTTCCAGATCTTGGAATTCTAGATAATAAAGTACTTATCGCACTTGTTTTATTAGGCGTTTTAGGAATTGGTATTTTAATTACTTGGCTAAGTACCCATTTTGCAACACAACGTTTCTTAAACTTAAGAACAGACGACCTTTATTAA
- a CDS encoding DUF3098 domain-containing protein, giving the protein MKDNSPKHEFLFENINYKILLIGIGVITLGFILMSGGGSDDPNVFSEAIFDFRRIRLAPTTVLIGFGITVYAILKNPKKA; this is encoded by the coding sequence ATGAAAGATAACAGCCCAAAACACGAATTCCTTTTTGAAAATATAAACTACAAAATTCTATTAATTGGAATTGGAGTAATTACACTTGGATTCATACTAATGTCAGGTGGTGGAAGTGACGATCCAAATGTGTTCAGCGAAGCAATTTTTGATTTTAGAAGAATCCGTCTAGCGCCAACAACCGTTTTAATTGGTTTTGGAATTACTGTTTATGCCATATTAAAAAATCCAAAAAAAGCATAA
- a CDS encoding undecaprenyl-diphosphate phosphatase produces MNTLQAIVLAIIEGITEFLPVSSTGHMIIASSFFGIAHDDFTKLFTIVIQLGAILSVVVLYFKRFFQTFDFYFKLLVAFIPAVVLGLLLSDKIDELLESPLTVAISLLIGGIVLLKVDDWFNNSEDTEITYMRALKIGFFQCLAMVPGVSRSGASIVGGMSQKLARTSAAEFSFFLAVPTMLGATAKKCYDYYKAGFVLSHDQINLLIIGNVIAFIVALLAIKSFIDFLSKKGFKIFGYYRIAAGIILLIIHYFIHPLTII; encoded by the coding sequence ATGAATACATTACAAGCTATTGTTCTTGCCATAATTGAGGGAATTACGGAGTTTTTGCCCGTTTCTTCTACAGGACACATGATTATCGCTTCTTCCTTTTTCGGGATTGCTCATGATGACTTTACTAAACTTTTTACTATTGTCATCCAGTTGGGAGCAATTCTTTCAGTAGTAGTTTTGTATTTCAAACGCTTTTTTCAAACTTTTGATTTTTATTTTAAACTTCTAGTTGCTTTTATACCTGCAGTAGTTTTAGGACTACTATTAAGCGACAAAATAGATGAATTATTAGAAAGTCCACTGACTGTTGCTATCTCCCTTTTGATTGGAGGAATCGTTCTTTTAAAAGTGGACGATTGGTTCAACAATTCTGAAGATACCGAAATCACTTATATGCGAGCATTAAAAATTGGGTTTTTCCAATGCTTAGCGATGGTTCCTGGAGTTTCACGCTCTGGAGCAAGTATTGTAGGTGGAATGTCACAAAAACTTGCTCGTACATCAGCAGCTGAATTTTCGTTCTTTTTAGCTGTTCCAACAATGCTAGGAGCTACTGCAAAAAAATGCTATGATTATTATAAAGCTGGCTTTGTACTAAGTCACGATCAAATTAATTTACTAATCATTGGGAATGTTATTGCTTTTATAGTAGCACTTTTGGCTATAAAAAGTTTTATTGATTTTTTAAGCAAAAAAGGATTTAAAATATTTGGCTACTATAGAATAGCAGCCGGAATTATTTTATTGATTATCCATTATTTCATACATCCCTTGACAATTATTTAA
- the truB gene encoding tRNA pseudouridine(55) synthase TruB: protein MTEEDYLNGQILLIDKPLTWSSFQAVNKLKYALINKLGLPKKFKIGHAGTLDPLATGLLLVCTGKFTKRITELQGQAKEYTGTFFIGATTPSYDLETEVDATFPIEHIDEALIHETVKQFLGEIDQKPPIYSAIKKDGVRLYEHARAGETIEIASRKTTIHEFEITRIALPEIDFRVVCSKGTYIRSLAFDFGYAMKSGSHLTALRRTKIGDYNVDDAIDVTLFEESLES, encoded by the coding sequence ATGACTGAAGAAGACTACTTAAACGGACAAATTTTATTGATTGACAAACCCTTGACATGGAGTTCTTTTCAGGCGGTGAATAAATTAAAATATGCTCTAATCAACAAACTAGGTCTTCCAAAAAAATTCAAAATTGGTCATGCAGGCACTTTAGATCCGTTAGCAACTGGATTATTATTAGTATGCACCGGAAAATTCACCAAACGAATTACGGAACTTCAAGGTCAAGCCAAAGAATATACTGGAACATTCTTTATAGGAGCTACTACTCCATCTTACGACTTAGAAACTGAAGTTGACGCCACTTTCCCAATAGAACATATTGACGAGGCTTTAATTCACGAAACTGTAAAACAGTTCCTTGGGGAGATTGACCAAAAACCACCCATTTATTCGGCTATAAAAAAAGACGGAGTTCGCTTATATGAACATGCTCGTGCTGGAGAAACAATTGAAATCGCCTCAAGAAAAACGACTATACACGAATTTGAAATTACTCGAATTGCGCTTCCTGAAATTGATTTTAGAGTAGTATGTAGTAAAGGAACTTACATACGTTCCTTGGCTTTTGATTTTGGTTATGCTATGAAATCTGGCTCTCACTTGACCGCTTTAAGAAGAACGAAAATTGGTGATTATAATGTGGATGATGCTATAGATGTCACTTTATTTGAAGAAAGCTTAGAATCCTAA
- a CDS encoding thioredoxin family protein yields MKSTIAKALFNSHSYLEYRKLVTDLLREEKSTGNEQSKELTHYSILNETRMNRLEKTLKIPTEVSIKLKELKGEYLWLVISEGWCGDAAQLLPIFDKMAVASEGNVELRIVLRDENEELMNLFLTNKAKAIPKLILINRETGSALAHWGPRPKGATDLIANYKKEHGAIDETAKADLQLWYLHDKGLSTQSEIIDMMIDLDQ; encoded by the coding sequence ATGAAATCCACAATAGCTAAAGCATTATTTAATAGTCATTCTTATTTAGAATATAGAAAGTTAGTTACTGATTTATTACGAGAAGAAAAATCTACAGGTAATGAGCAATCCAAAGAATTGACACATTATAGTATTTTGAATGAAACTCGAATGAATCGATTAGAAAAAACATTGAAAATACCAACAGAAGTTTCGATTAAATTAAAAGAATTAAAAGGAGAATACCTTTGGTTGGTTATATCCGAAGGTTGGTGCGGTGATGCAGCACAATTGCTTCCTATTTTTGATAAAATGGCAGTAGCTTCCGAAGGGAACGTTGAGCTAAGAATCGTTTTGCGTGATGAAAATGAAGAGTTAATGAATTTGTTTTTAACTAATAAAGCAAAAGCAATTCCAAAATTAATTTTGATAAATAGAGAAACGGGTTCGGCACTTGCGCATTGGGGGCCAAGGCCTAAGGGTGCCACGGATTTAATCGCTAATTATAAAAAAGAACATGGAGCAATAGACGAAACTGCTAAAGCTGATTTGCAATTGTGGTATTTGCATGATAAGGGATTATCTACTCAATCTGAAATTATTGATATGATGATAGATTTAGATCAATAA
- a CDS encoding patatin-like phospholipase family protein has protein sequence MNLKTQSLGLVLSGGGSKGLAHAGVIKFLEEKNIRPNRIAGTSAGSIVGALYAWGKTPEEILEFFKSIYLFHWRHLTFTKPGFIDSESFKSDFQTIFEDAAIGDMKIPIQITATDMVKGRLKIFEPETKIIDAILASSAFPGIISPYIIKGEPYSDGGILNHFPSDILQGQCETIIGVYVSPIQKIVASDLHSIKAVTTRAFDILSANSNVHKFNNCDWVIEPEELSLHSTFEMNKIKMDTIFNIGYEAAKSSYEKLNL, from the coding sequence ATGAATTTAAAAACACAATCACTTGGTCTTGTCCTTTCTGGAGGCGGATCAAAAGGATTAGCACATGCTGGCGTTATTAAATTTTTGGAAGAAAAAAACATTCGACCTAATCGCATAGCAGGTACAAGCGCAGGATCTATCGTAGGGGCATTATACGCTTGGGGCAAAACACCCGAAGAAATACTAGAATTTTTCAAATCAATATACTTATTTCATTGGCGACACTTAACTTTTACAAAGCCCGGTTTCATAGACTCAGAATCTTTTAAATCTGATTTTCAAACCATCTTCGAGGACGCCGCTATTGGAGATATGAAAATTCCAATTCAGATTACTGCAACTGATATGGTAAAAGGAAGGTTGAAAATTTTTGAACCAGAAACAAAAATTATTGATGCCATTTTAGCATCATCTGCATTTCCAGGAATAATATCACCTTACATCATCAAGGGAGAGCCGTATAGCGATGGCGGTATATTGAATCATTTTCCTTCAGACATTTTACAAGGGCAGTGCGAAACCATCATAGGTGTTTATGTGAGTCCTATTCAAAAAATCGTAGCTAGTGACCTTCATTCGATAAAAGCTGTTACTACAAGGGCTTTTGATATCCTTTCGGCAAATTCAAATGTTCATAAATTCAACAACTGTGATTGGGTCATAGAGCCCGAGGAATTAAGCCTGCATAGTACATTTGAAATGAATAAAATAAAAATGGATACTATTTTCAACATAGGATATGAAGCTGCAAAAAGTTCTTACGAGAAACTTAATTTATAA
- the pyrH gene encoding UMP kinase, translating to MKYKRILLKLSGEALMGDRQYGIDPVRLAEYAEEIKKIHDKGVEIAIVIGGGNIFRGVAGASNGMDRVQGDYMGMLATVINGMALQGALEDKGMLTRLQTALKIEAIAEPYIKRRAVRHLEKGRIVIFGAGTGNPYFTTDTAAVLRGVEIHADVILKGTRVDGVYDSDPEKNPSAVKFDTISFVDVIKKGLNVMDSTAFTLSQENKLPIVIFDMNKSGNLEKICEGENIGTEVNI from the coding sequence ATGAAATATAAAAGAATTCTTCTGAAATTAAGTGGCGAAGCATTAATGGGAGATAGACAATACGGAATTGATCCTGTAAGACTTGCTGAATATGCTGAAGAAATCAAAAAGATTCACGATAAAGGAGTGGAAATTGCCATTGTAATTGGTGGTGGAAATATTTTTAGAGGAGTTGCTGGAGCCAGTAACGGAATGGATAGAGTTCAAGGTGATTATATGGGAATGCTTGCTACTGTAATTAACGGAATGGCGTTACAAGGCGCATTAGAAGATAAAGGAATGCTTACTCGTTTACAAACAGCATTGAAAATTGAAGCTATTGCAGAACCTTATATCAAAAGAAGAGCAGTACGCCATTTAGAGAAAGGTAGAATTGTAATTTTTGGTGCAGGAACTGGAAACCCTTATTTTACAACTGATACCGCTGCTGTACTTCGCGGTGTAGAAATTCATGCCGACGTAATCCTAAAAGGAACACGTGTGGATGGTGTTTATGATTCAGATCCTGAAAAAAACCCTTCAGCAGTAAAATTTGACACTATCTCTTTTGTTGATGTAATTAAAAAAGGGTTAAATGTAATGGATTCGACAGCTTTCACTTTAAGTCAAGAAAATAAATTACCAATTGTAATTTTTGACATGAACAAAAGCGGGAATCTGGAAAAAATCTGTGAAGGCGAAAACATAGGAACCGAAGTAAATATATAA
- the frr gene encoding ribosome recycling factor produces the protein MTEEIEFILDSAKESMTGSIAHLEKEFLNIRAGKASPAMLGSVFVDYYGSATPLSQVSKISVPDARTITLQPFEKNMLHTIEKAIMIANIGFNPMNNGDLIIISVPPLTEDRRRDLAKQAKVEAEDAKIGIRNARKDANTDIKKLEKDGTSEDICKSAEEEVQNITNSFIRKVDELLVTKEAEIMKV, from the coding sequence ATGACTGAAGAAATTGAATTTATATTAGATAGTGCCAAAGAATCCATGACGGGTTCTATTGCTCATTTAGAAAAAGAATTTTTGAATATCCGTGCTGGAAAAGCATCTCCAGCAATGCTTGGAAGTGTTTTTGTTGATTATTATGGATCAGCAACGCCACTTTCTCAAGTGTCAAAAATCAGTGTGCCTGATGCACGAACAATTACACTGCAGCCTTTTGAAAAAAACATGTTGCATACCATTGAAAAAGCAATTATGATTGCTAACATAGGCTTTAACCCAATGAATAATGGTGATTTAATCATTATTAGCGTTCCGCCTTTAACAGAAGATAGAAGACGTGATCTAGCTAAACAAGCCAAAGTAGAGGCTGAAGATGCAAAAATTGGTATTAGAAATGCTCGTAAAGATGCAAATACAGATATTAAAAAATTAGAAAAAGACGGAACATCAGAAGACATTTGTAAAAGTGCTGAAGAAGAGGTTCAAAACATCACTAATAGTTTCATAAGAAAAGTAGACGAACTTCTTGTAACAAAAGAAGCTGAAATCATGAAGGTATAA